A genomic window from Sulfurospirillum diekertiae includes:
- a CDS encoding damage-control phosphatase ARMT1 family protein — protein MNLQEPCLTCIYDQTKRVCELLHVNDEQAKSIDTLAQNQILLFDKNQNPPLNAAPLYEAMAELLKLDDLYADFKKASSQKAKAFLPLCEAKINASSNKLFEATKTAVAGNVIDLAAVMLYDLEEELEKIYHTPFAIDDFNALEAQLAKTKILVYLADNAGEEIFDKLYIQTITELYPDIEVYYFVRGRPIINDLTCKDALASGMNEVAVIVDSGVPTPGLVIEHMNEKARVIFEKADCIISKGMGNYECLGETEGLPIFFLFKVKCNVVAQAVGAQLGNIICKRGI, from the coding sequence ATGAACTTACAAGAACCTTGTTTAACCTGTATTTATGACCAAACAAAACGTGTGTGTGAACTCCTACATGTAAATGATGAGCAAGCAAAGTCCATTGATACTCTGGCCCAAAATCAGATTCTATTATTTGATAAAAACCAAAACCCTCCACTGAATGCGGCTCCTTTGTATGAAGCAATGGCAGAGCTTTTAAAGCTTGACGATCTTTATGCAGATTTTAAAAAAGCCTCCTCCCAAAAAGCCAAAGCTTTTCTTCCATTGTGCGAAGCAAAAATCAATGCAAGTTCCAATAAACTTTTTGAAGCAACCAAAACGGCTGTTGCAGGCAATGTGATTGACCTTGCAGCTGTGATGTTATATGATCTGGAAGAAGAACTAGAGAAGATTTACCATACCCCATTTGCCATTGATGATTTTAATGCCCTTGAGGCTCAACTGGCAAAGACAAAAATATTAGTTTACTTAGCAGACAATGCAGGGGAAGAGATTTTTGATAAACTCTACATTCAAACTATCACAGAACTCTATCCAGATATTGAAGTTTACTATTTTGTACGAGGTCGTCCTATCATCAATGATCTTACATGTAAAGACGCACTAGCTTCTGGGATGAATGAAGTCGCCGTAATTGTTGATAGTGGTGTTCCCACTCCTGGTCTTGTCATAGAGCATATGAATGAAAAAGCACGTGTTATTTTTGAAAAAGCAGACTGTATTATCTCCAAAGGGATGGGAAACTATGAATGTTTAGGCGAAACCGAAGGGTTACCGATTTTTTTCCTCTTTAAAGTGAAATGCAATGTGGTAGCCCAAGCTGTGGGGGCACAGCTTGGTAATATTATCTGTAAACGAGGAATTTAA
- the rplS gene encoding 50S ribosomal protein L19: protein MRNKYIEAFEAGQISEKNVPQFRAGDTLRVAVKIIEGDKQRVQNFEGVCIARRGTGTGETFMVRKIGANSVGVERIFPIYSDSIEEIVVLRRGVVRRAKLFYLRDRRGKAAKIRELRK, encoded by the coding sequence ATGAGAAATAAATATATTGAAGCTTTTGAAGCAGGACAGATTTCTGAGAAAAATGTTCCACAATTCAGAGCAGGTGACACCCTAAGAGTTGCTGTTAAAATTATTGAAGGCGATAAACAACGTGTTCAAAATTTTGAAGGTGTTTGTATTGCAAGACGCGGTACGGGTACAGGTGAGACTTTTATGGTCAGAAAAATCGGTGCAAACAGTGTTGGTGTTGAGAGAATCTTCCCAATCTATTCTGACAGTATTGAAGAAATCGTTGTTCTTAGACGTGGTGTTGTTAGACGTGCTAAACTCTTTTATCTTAGAGATAGACGTGGTAAAGCTGCAAAAATTAGAGAACTTAGAAAATAA
- the trmD gene encoding tRNA (guanosine(37)-N1)-methyltransferase TrmD has translation MRFSYVTLFEGLIASYFEDSILKRAIAKELLSVEFLNPRDYTLNKHGKVDDYQASGGAGLVLFPQPLFDLLRSIKQASREAYIIFPTPSGKLFTQNDAKRLAHKKHLVFVSGRYEGIDERVIETFADELFCIGDYVLTGGELPSLVMSDAISRNIKGVLGNEDSLSMESFESPLLEAPCFSKPPIYENKSVPSEFLKGNHAKISSLKNKMSESKTKYFRPDLFSRFSAKH, from the coding sequence ATGCGATTTTCGTATGTGACACTTTTTGAGGGGTTGATCGCTTCTTATTTTGAAGACTCAATTTTAAAACGTGCCATTGCCAAAGAGCTTTTAAGTGTTGAGTTTTTGAATCCAAGGGACTATACACTCAATAAACATGGCAAAGTCGATGATTATCAAGCCAGCGGTGGCGCAGGACTTGTACTGTTTCCTCAACCTTTGTTTGATCTTTTACGTTCTATCAAACAAGCATCACGTGAAGCATATATTATTTTCCCGACACCTTCTGGAAAACTGTTTACGCAAAACGATGCCAAACGACTGGCACATAAAAAACATTTGGTTTTTGTGAGTGGGCGTTATGAGGGAATTGATGAGAGAGTGATTGAGACATTTGCCGATGAGCTTTTTTGCATAGGTGACTATGTTTTAACGGGTGGTGAACTTCCAAGTCTTGTGATGAGTGATGCGATCAGTCGTAATATTAAAGGAGTTCTTGGCAATGAGGATTCTCTCAGTATGGAAAGTTTTGAGAGCCCATTATTAGAGGCACCGTGTTTCTCAAAACCGCCGATTTATGAAAATAAATCAGTGCCCTCAGAGTTTTTAAAGGGAAACCACGCTAAAATCTCAAGCTTAAAAAATAAAATGTCTGAATCTAAAACAAAATACTTCAGACCCGATCTGTTTTCTCGCTTTAGCGCGAAGCATTAG
- the rimM gene encoding ribosome maturation factor RimM (Essential for efficient processing of 16S rRNA) yields MNNQSSLIEVAQIGRLVGLKGELKLHLQCDFPEQFKKGKKFKTQKGEELEVFSFNLSRELISFVGYQSREEAAKLVNTLLFTTQENSINECALKEGEFFWFDLIDARVIDEDGTVLGSVDEIERIAVTDYLVIKTDEALVKKGLAKTFYLPYIERYIIMFDKAKKEVLSKDGLGILENS; encoded by the coding sequence ATGAATAATCAATCTTCCCTCATTGAAGTCGCTCAAATTGGGCGACTCGTGGGCTTAAAAGGTGAACTTAAACTTCACCTTCAATGTGATTTCCCTGAGCAGTTTAAAAAAGGTAAAAAGTTTAAAACCCAAAAAGGTGAAGAACTTGAAGTTTTTTCTTTCAATCTTTCACGTGAGCTAATCTCTTTTGTTGGGTATCAAAGTAGAGAAGAAGCTGCAAAGCTTGTTAATACATTGTTATTTACAACACAAGAAAATTCGATCAATGAATGTGCTCTAAAAGAGGGTGAATTTTTTTGGTTTGATTTGATTGATGCACGCGTTATCGACGAAGATGGAACAGTGTTGGGTAGTGTAGATGAGATAGAACGCATTGCTGTAACAGACTATTTGGTTATCAAAACTGATGAAGCATTAGTCAAAAAAGGGCTTGCTAAAACCTTTTATTTACCCTACATTGAGCGTTATATCATCATGTTTGATAAAGCCAAAAAAGAGGTGCTTAGCAAAGATGGTTTAGGAATTCTGGAGAACTCCTAA
- a CDS encoding KH domain-containing protein, translated as MIDKFLEEFAKLLVDNPAGVRVERSDVDGTFCEVVIYADKIDTGKLIGKDGKMINSLKTLISGCKAKDGISYRVTVKANDE; from the coding sequence ATGATTGACAAATTTCTCGAAGAGTTTGCCAAGCTTTTGGTAGACAATCCAGCAGGTGTACGCGTTGAGCGAAGCGATGTTGATGGAACATTTTGCGAAGTTGTCATCTATGCAGATAAAATTGATACCGGTAAGTTGATTGGTAAAGATGGCAAAATGATCAATTCACTCAAGACGCTTATCTCTGGTTGTAAAGCCAAAGACGGTATATCTTACAGAGTGACTGTCAAAGCTAACGATGAATAA